The nucleotide sequence TTGTATTCAGGAAATGCTATGACATTAAATACGCATTTAGGTTGTATTTGTATTTCAAATGTATATTTTTGCAAAAAATTTAATTACCCATGAGAACCGATAGAACGTTTACTATGTTAAAGCCCGATAGTGTTGAAAAAGGACACATTGGAGCCATTCTTGAAAAAATTACTGCTGCTGGTTTTAAGATCTCGGCAATGAAATTAACGCAAATGACTACTGCCGATGCGAAAGAATTTTATGCGATCCATAAAGAGCGTCCGTTCTTTGGAGAATTGGTAGAATATATGACTCGCGGACCGATAGTGGCTGCCATTCTGGAAAAGGAGAATGCGGTAGAGGATTTCCGTACGCTGATAGGTGCTACAAATCCTGCCGATGCTGCCGAAGGTACCATCCGTAAATTATACGCAGCCTCTATTGGTGAAAACGCGGTTCACGGAAGTGATAGCGATGAAAATGCAGCCATCGAAGGGGCATTTCATTTCGCAGGAAGAGAGATCTTCTAAATAGAAATAAATAATACTATTAAGCCGACTGTGAGAACTGTCGGCTTTTTTTATCGCAGAATGAGTTTTTTAATAAGGTCTTTCTCGAGTTCGGCATTCAATAATCTTATGATCTTTTCTCTGCCATAACTTAATTCTTCACGTAATACCGATGAGCTTAACTGAACGTATAGCGTGTCTCGGTCTAATTTTACATCGGTAGTATACTTGGAGATGGCGTCACCTAAAACACTATGCCAGGCGTCCTTTACAGACACTTTATCCAGCCCTTTTTCCAGACGATTTGAACGAATAAAATCCTTTAATACGTCACCGAGTTTTGAGTGTTCTCCCTGTCTTTTTGCCATTTTTATCGGAATCGAATAATTACATTTAAAGTATGAATGAGCTTACTTAAACTTACGAAATTTGTGGTAGGTATAGCGCTTTCCTTCATGGTTTAACACTTCTAAAAGACTGTCTTTCGCTTTGATCACTGTCTCTTTCCAACTGGCAAACGGGGTTTGATAGTATAACCTGAGACTGTCATTTTCAATTTTTATACTGAAGGCTTCAGCAGTATTTGTAGTGATAAAAGTTCCGTCAAATTGCGGATTCAGTTTTGTTCTCACTCCCATATTTCCTTCGATCTCTATATAATCTATGGTAGTATTAATACTGAAATCCTTTTTCGTTCCATCGGGCATGGTAACATGATGTATCTCCCAATAGCCAGAAAGATGTTCTAATTGTTCTGTTGGGTCCTGTCTTCCGCAGGAAATCATTAACATAGAAAAAATAAGCACTCCTATTTTATACATTTTATTCACTATTCACTTATTACTTATCCTAATCTACAATCTAAACATCTTATAGGTTTGATGAACCTTCCTTACTACTGCTTCGGTACGGTCTGCGTGAGTATCACTGATAAATAATTGTCCGAAATTTTCATCATCTACCAGGGTTATGATCTGCTCTACGCGTTCTTCGTCCAGTTTGTCGAATATATCATCCAGCAGTAAAATAGGCAATACCCCACTTTGATCCTTGATAAAATCGAATTGCGCCAGTTTTAGGGCGATAAGATATGATTTTTGTTGTCCCTGCGAGCCAAATTTTTTGATGGGGTGCCCATCGATCTCAAACAGCAGATCGTCTTTGTGAATTCCAAAATTCGTATACTGTGTGATCTTGTCTTTACCGAGATTATTTTGAAGGAGGGTAAGCAGATTTTCATCCTGTAACTGACTCTTATAAATTAATGATACCTCTTCATTTCCATTGCTTATGGACACATACCGTTTCTTAAAAATTGGCATGAAAATATCAAGAAATTCAGATCGCTTTTGATAGATAATTGAACCGTATTCGTTTAGTTGTGCATTGTATATTTCTAGAGTATCCTGATTAAATGTTGAATTGGCTGCAAAATACTTTAAAAGCGAATTACGCTGCGCCAATGTCTTATTGTAATTGATCAACGTTCTTAAATAACTAGAATCACCTTGAGATATCACGCCGTCCATAAATTTTCGACGGGTATCACTGCCTTCAATAATAAGATCTCGATCTGCCGGAGAGATGATCACCAGCGGTAAAAACCCGATATGTTCGCTGAACTTTTCATAGGGTTTTCCGTTGCGCTTAATGATCTTTTTTTGATTTTTTTTAGCGCTTACAACGATCTTCTCCGCCCGGTCATTCTTCTCATAGGTGCCCTCTACAACAAAGAATTCTTCGCCGTGTTTTATATTCTGACTCGTGATAGGGTTAAAGTAGCTTTTTCCGAAGGATAAGTGGTAAACGGCATCGAGTACATTGGTCTTTCCTACACCATTATTTCCAACAAAACAATTGATCTTTGGATCAAGCTCGAAAGATTCCGTTTCAAAATTTTTATAATTAAGAAGCGAAAGCGATTGTAAGATCATAGTAATGAGGTAGTTGCGTTTTATGTAATTGTGTATTTCTTCTGAAGAAATTCAGAAAATACAGCTTGCAAATTATTGAAAAATAACAAATATTTTCCCTTTTAAATTGTAATAAAAATTTTATTTTTGCGCTTCAACAAAGAAAATTATGGCAACCTACAAGAAAAGAGGACATAAACCCAAAACAAAAGCCGAGAAACAATCTGCGATCGAGGAGAAAAGTACAACGGCAGAAGTGTTCAATACGCTGGATGAAGGTGCATCGAAGACGGAAGCCTGGGTAGAAAAGAACCAGAAGATCATACTGGGCGTGGTTGGTGCTGTCGCTATTTGTGTATTGGGCTATCTTGCATATCAGCAATTTGTTCAAAACCCGAAGGAAGCCGAAGCCATGAACGAAATGTTTCAGGCACAGTCTTATTACGAACAGGCACTTACTTCACCTGCAAAAGATTCACTTTTTACACTTGCGGTAAACGGAGGTGAAGGGAAATACGGATTCGATGAGATCATCGAAAATTACTCCGGAACTGCTGCAGCAAATCTTGCACGTTATTACGCAGGGATGTCATACCTGAATTTACGAAATTATCAGGCAGCCATTGATAATCTGGATGATTATGACGGAGACGATGAAATGTCAGGACCACTGGCTAAAGGAGCCATAGGTGATGCGTTTGTGCAATTAGGCCAAACTGAGGAAGCCTTAAAATATTACGAAGAAGCAGCCAGCATGCGCACTAATGAGGTAACTACGCCAAGATTTTTGCTAAAAGCAGGAATTGCAGCAATAAATCTGAATAAACCCGATGTTGCCTTAAAGCATTTTACCAAGATAGAAGAAGAATATCCAAATTCTCCTGAAGCCGCAAAAGCGGTTATTTATGTAGGAAGAGCAGAAGCAATGCAATAGTCATGGCAACAGCAACGACAAATTTATCGGCTTACGATAAAGCAACGATCCCAAATGCGAAGAACTTTCGGTTTGGGATCGTTGTTTCTGAATGGAATCCTAAGATCACTCAGGGCATGTTTCAAGGTGCCTTTGACGCCATTCTCGATTGTGGCGGAATAAAAGAAAATATTGTTCGCTGGAATGTTCCCGGGAGTTTCGAATTGATCTATGGCTGTAAAAAGATGGCAGAAAGTTTCGATATGTTGGATGCTATTATTGCCATTGGCAGTGTGATTCAGGGGGAAACGAAACATTTCGACTATGTCTGTGAAGCGGTTGCGCAAGGGATAAAAGATCTAAATGTGAACGGAGATATTCCTGTTATATTTTGTGTTCTTACCGATAATACCATGCAACAGGCTATTGACCGCAGCGGTGGTAAACACGGAAATAAAGGCAGCGAAGCCGCCATAGCAGCCATTAAGATGGCACAACTTCGCAAAGAAGCCAAATTCTAAATTTCTTTTATTTTTTCGGAAGTTACCATAGAACATACTGTTGGTTCGGTACGGTAATTGTTTATAAGAAGTCATAGCAATCACTTCAAAAACTACTATATTTTAAGTACATTTGAAGGTAATAACAGTATTATGAAGATCAGTTTTCTAAAACGTACTAAACCCAACAATAGGTATAATTATACACCGCGTTATTACAACGGGAAGGACCATGAGTCCAATCCGTATGATTTCGGAAACAAATTCGACAAATATTACGAAACTTACAACAGAAACGATTATGGGTCGCATTGGCGGGATGCCCGGATGGATCACAGAAATAGAGGAAACGTAGAATTTAACCGTACGGTAATTGTCGTTGCACTCATTCTTATTTTGTTTTTTTTGTGGATCATTGATTTTGACCTTTCAATATTTTTATAAGCCTTTTTAATGGCCGATATCATTCAGCTTTTACCAGATCATGTTGCCAATCAGATCGCTGCAGGAGAGGTCGTACAACGTCCTGCTTCAGTGGTTAAGGAATTGTTGGAGAATGCCATTGATGCCGGTGCTACTACCATTACTTTAGTCATTAAGGATGCCGGGAAAACCCTTGTTCAGGTTACCGATAACGGCTGTGGGATGAGTCCGGTAGACGCCCGTCTTAGTTTTGAACGACACGCAACTTCCAAGATCCGTTCTGCCGAGGATCTTTTTAATTTACATACCAAAGGATTTCGAGGAGAGGCATTGGCTTCTATTGCCGCCATAGCACATGTTGAGCTGAAAACGCGCACCGAAAATGAAGACATTGGCACCAAACTTTCTATCGAAGGTAGTGAGGTGACCGAACAGGTTTCTGAGGTAGTTCCAATAGGCACGACCATTTCAGTAAAAAATCTTTTTTATAATATACCCGCAAGAAGAAATTTTTTAAAGAGCAATCCGGTGGAAACCCGGCATATCATTGACGAATTTCACAGAGTGGCCTTAGCCCACCCAAAAGTATCCTTTTCGATGCTGCACAACGGGAGCGATGTTTTTAATCTGCCTCAAAGTAATTTGCGACAACGCATCGTCAATATCTTTGGAAGTAAAACCAATGAAAAACTGGTTCCGGTAGAAGAGGAGACAGAGATCGTAAAGGTGGACGGGTTTGTTCTAAAGCCACAATTTGCCAGAAAGAGCAGGGGAGAGCAATTCTTTTTTGTAAACGACAGATTTATTAAAAGTCCGTATTTACACCATGCCGTAAACTCAGCTTTCGAAGGTTTGATCAAGGACGGAATGCAACCGGGTTATTTTTTATTTCTTGAAGTTGATCCCAAATCAATCGATATCAATATTCATCCCACCAAGACTGAGATCAAATTCGATGATGAGCATTCCATTTATGCGATGCTTCGGGCGACGGTAAAGCATAGTTTGGGGCAGTTCAGTATTGCACCGGTTTTGGATTTCAATAAGGAATCGGGATTCGATACACCCTACAATTACAGTAAAAAAAATCCTGTTGCGCCCACCATTGAAGTTGATCGTGAGTTTAATCCCTTTCAGAAGGAACCCAGACAGGGAAATATTCAGTTTCCTTATAAAAGAGAAAAAGGAGGGTCCTGGGAATCCCTCTATGTAGGACTTAAATCTGAAACAACCGAAACCCTGGTTGATCTTCACAATATTGAATTTGAAAGTGAAGAGGTGACCGGAAGTTTGTTTTCTTCGGAAGAAACTCAGGAAAATCAGACGACGTTTCAGTTGCAGAACAAATACATCATTAGCCCCATTAAAAGCGGCTTAATGGTCATTCATCAGCATTTGGCACATCAACGAGTGCTGTATGAAGAAATTTTGAAGAATATAACAGTACAGGAAGGTGTGAGTCAGCAGTTATTATTTCCGCTGAAATTACAATTCTCTAAATCCGATATTGAGTTAATTTCAGGTTTAAAGGAACAACTGGAACACACGGGTTTCGTTTTTTCAGAGCAAGAAGAAGATTGGCTACAGGTGGACGGGATCCCTGTTTCAATGACCGAAGGCCGCGTGCAGGAAGTTCTTACTAAGCTTATAAGTGATATAAAAGAGGAGGTGCCCGACGCAAGCTTTAGTTTAAATGACCTTTTGGCAAAAAGTCTGGCGAAAAGTCTGGCAATTAAAACAGGAACCTCTTTAAATTTGGAAGAGCAGATCCATTTGGTTCATCAGTTATTTGCTTGTAAAGAGCCCAGTGTATCGCCCGAAAATAAACCGGTATTAGTTACGTTGGATGTAACAGACCTAGATAAAAGATTTATGTAAATGGGAAGAATCACCGAAACGGTTAAGGTATTAATAATAATCAATGTGCTTGTTTATGCAGGCTCTTTGCTTTCTGCTGATGTAGCCTATCGCTTGTTTTCTCTTTATTATTTTGAAAACCCTAACTTTCAGATTTGGCAGCCCATTACACATATGTTTATGCATGACAGTTCTAATTTCATGCATATACTGTTCAATATGTTCGCGTTGTATATGTTTGGTTCTCCTCTCGAAGCGAGATGGGGAAGGAATAAATTCCTGTTCTTCTACTTTTCGGCCGGACTTGGAGCTGCATTAATACATTCGGCTGTGGGGTACTTTCATGTTCACAGTGGCATTGACGCGTTGATGGCATTGGGCGTTAGCGAAACTGAGGTGTGGAATTTATTGAATGAAACGTTGGTTCCCGGGAGTTACCGAGAAATAACACAGATAGGAATAGAAGAATCGCAACGGTTCTTTAATTCATATAATGTCCCTGCGGTAGGCGCTTCCGGAGCAATCTACGGGGTGTTGGTTGCCTTTGGTATGATGTTCCCGAATGCCGAGCTTATGCTTATTTTCCTACCAATACCAATTAAAGCGAAGTATTTTATCCCCGGTTTGATAGTATTAGATTTGTTTTCAGGACTCACAGGCTTCTCGTTATTTGGACAAAACATAGCAAACTGGGCCCATATAGGTGGGGCGTTATTTGGGTTTATCATGGCCTATTACTGGAAAAAAAATAGTTTCGATAACACACGTTGGTACTGATCATGGCGGCAAACAGCTTACTATATCAATTTAAAACAGCAAATACGGCGATCAAGTTAATTGTTATTAATGCCGCAATATTTTTATTTGTTCGGCTTGTCGCATTCTTTATAGGCGTTAAGCCTATAGCAATTACCGAGTGGTTTGTATTACCCGATGATGTATCGGAGATCATACTCCAGCCATGGGCATTTATCACGTATGCATTCTTGCACTACGATATTTTTCACTTGCTTTTCAATATGTTATTGTTGTATTGGTTTGGAGCAATAATATTGAATTTATTCAGCGGAAAAAGATTCTTAACGGTATACCTTTTGGGTGCGATCTTTGGGGGGCTATTATATGTTGTTTCCTATAATTTGTTTCCGGTATTCGAAAATTCCCGTAGCTATTTATTAGGAGCCTCGGCTGCAGTGATGGCGATCATGGTTTTTATCGCTACCTACAGTCCGAATACACAACTGCGTATCTTTTTCTTTACTGTAAAGTTGTGGCATATCGCGTTGTTTATGCTGTTGTTCGATCTGGTGAGAATGCCGGTTTCAGGAAATGCAGGCGGATTAATAGCGCATCTGGGAGGTGCGATTTTCGGATATGTATACGCGCAACAAATGGCAAAGGGGAACGATATAGGCAAATGGTTTGAGCACGGCATGGATTGGTTTACAAATTTATTCAAACCAAGAAAGAAAAGCCCATTTAAAAAAGTACATCGAACTGTTCATAAAACTAAAACTACGAGCAAAAGTACTGTCGATAAAAATGAGCATCAGCAAAAAGTAGATGCCATATTGGATAAGATTGGTAAAAGTGGTTACGACAGTCTAACGAAAGGTGAAAAGGACTTTTTATTTAAGGCAGGTAAGGACTAACTAAAGCGAATTTCTTGAAACAACTTGGGGCATTTAGTAAGATCGTTTTTTGGACGAATGTGTTTTTTGCACTACTTCTACTTATTTCATTTGTATTACCCTATTTACCGCCTTCAACCTTTCCTACCTTAGCAATTTTGAGTCTCGGTGTTTCCCCATTAATATTGATCAATATTATATTTGCCGTATTTTGGGTGTTTAAATTGAAAAAGCAATTTTTGCTTTCCACCATAGTGCTCGTTATAGCATTCTTTCATTTTAATCCCTTTTTGGAGATCTCCTCGGAAGGCGATACATCACAATACAACGAATTGTTATCGGTAATGAGCTATAACGTTAGATTATTTAACGCCTATGAGGCGAAACCCGATCGAAACGCTGAAGAAGTTCTTTCAGAAATACTTACTACAAAGAAACCCGATGTGCTATCTATTCAAGAGTATTACCGTGAAAGCCAACTTGGGTTTCACGATTATCCTTACCAATACATTCATTATAAGGACGGAAATAATAAACTGGGGCATGCCATATTATCCAAATATCCTATTGTAAACCAAGGAGCATTCGACTTTAAGGATTCTTATAATAATGCACTCTATGCAGATATAGTTAAAGGATCCGATACTATTAGGGTTTACAATTTGCATTTACAATCCTTAGGGATACTTCCCAGACTTGATTATTTACAGGATGGAAATAAGGACAGACTTCGCAAGCGAATGGCCAATGCGTTTAAAAAGCAGGAGTATCAGACTAAAATAATCCTTACCCATAAAGAATCGTCACCCTACCCTGTGATTATAAACGGTGATTTTAATAACACGCCGTTTTCCTATATCTACCGGCGGTTGCAGGACGGTATGAAAGATGGATTTTTGGAGCGGGGCAGCGGACTGGGAACTACGTTTACCTTCGATAGCTATCCAATGCGTATCGATTATATTCTTACTGAAAGTGATTTTGATATTGTGAGATTCGAAACTGTGGACAATTCTTTTTCAGATCATTACCCCGTTTATGCCATACTGGGATGGAACAAGAAATAATGTCATTTAACCCTTATTCCTGTAAACTGATAATCTTTTTGATATCCTGTTCTTCGAGATAATGAAGTGTATTTGGTCCTTCATTAAAAAGTAAGTCGAGTATCGACATATTCGACAAAAAACCATGATCATCTCCAAATACCTGAGTGTAGGGGGTTAGCCCGTAATCGGGTTCTTTTTTAGCCACAATAAGCGATCGCAGATCACCTGTTGATTTATTTTTTTCAAATCGATCTGTCTTGGCAAATGAATCATCAATGCCTATCATTTCGCATATTACCTGATAGATGGCGATGTTGTGATCCAGTAAGTGAGTTACTTTTTGACTGAACAAATGTTCTAGATCATCTTCATAGAACTCAAAGAATGGGGAAGTGCGATAAGCAGTCTGTAGCGACTTCCAGTGTTGTGATTGCCATGGGAAATCATTCTCCACTAATACATCCTTCATTTTTTGTCGCTTACCCGATTTTGAATGCTTTATTGGAATATTTAACTGAAGCACTCCCTGCGTATGCGCAATACAACACCTGTTTCTATACGTTTGTTTCTGGTAATTATCCTCAACTTCAAAAACAACGCTTTCGGCATGTACCACAGCTGCCATTTGTGCTATACATGGAAAATAGGCGGGATGGAGCAAAATTGTATCCAAAAATCTTAAAGGTTTATTTCTACTGTGTTGATTTGTTTAACTGTTTATTTTCAGAATATTGTAAAGCTCAAAACCCATTAGTGATCCCTTCAAGGGCTGTAATTAGAGTACTGTACGCTGCAGATTATAAAGAACAGCAAAATTATGCCTTCTTCTTTTTCTTTTTCTTTCTGAAGTAATCGAACACAAACCAGCCAGCCAAAAGAATAAGGAAATATTTGAAGTATGACACAGGTTCTCCATCACCTCCAACCGTAGTAAACAGCCGTTCCCATCGAATTTTGTTTGCAAGACCCTTGGCGTTACTATCCCAGCTCATCCAGACAAATACAGGTTTTCCAACCACATGATTAAACGGTACATACCCCCAGGTGCGCGCATCTTCACTGTTGTTTCGGTTATCTCCCATCATCCAATAATAGTCCATTTTAAAAGTGTATTCGGTAATGGGATTACCGTTCAGCAATACCTGAGTACCCGATTGGGTGATGGTATTATCGATCCCCATCTCGCTGCCTTCATACACTTCAATGATGCGCTTGTAGAATGGGATGCTTTCAGAATTGATCGCTACCGTTGCCCCCTTTTCAGGGATATAGATAGGTCCGAAAAAGTCGTTATTCCATGAATACCTCCTGTCATTGGGAAAAATACCCGGATTCCATTGTCCTTCAGTGGCACTTGCTCTAACGATAGTATCCAGATTGGGATAGTTCTTGAATTTGGCATATTCCTCATCGGTCATATGCGTGTTAAAAAGTCTGTAGGAAGCCGGATTATCGGCCACATACAAGTCCTTTAAATTGTATTGCTGATAAGCGAATGTGGGATTTAACTGCTGTTTGGTTCTAAAGGAATATCCAAACTGAAGTTTTGCTCTATCGGGTAATTCATTCTGTTTACCGTTAATATAAACGTAGCCATTCTTCACGCTAAGAGAATCTCCGGGCATTCCGACACAGCGTTTTACGTAATTCGATTTTTTGTCAATGGGCTTGTAATAATATTTTCCGTCACCGTATTGCTGAAAGGCATTCACTGTATCCACCGGCCAATTAAATACCACGATGTCGTTTCTTTTTATTTTCTGAAATCCTGGCAGTCTGAAATAGGGTATCTGCGGTTCTGAAGTGTAGGACTTGGTTTTGATAACAGGAATGGTGTCGTGGACCATGGGAAAGGAAACCGGTGTCATTGGTGTTCTCGCTCCGTAATGGAACTTGCTAACGAACAGGAAATCACCTACAAGCAAGGTCTTTTCCAACGATGAGGTAGGAATGGTAAAAGGTTGCATAATATAGGTGTGGACTATTGTAGCTGCCACTACCGCAAATAGAATGGAACTAACCCATTCTCCGGTTCCGGTACGGGGTTTTAGACTGCGATCCTTAATGTAGGTTACCTCCTGAGTATAATTGATGTAGTAGATATACAGACCACATGTGAGAATCACCAAAAAGGTATCGAGAGTACTGTTCTTTCCAAAACTTCTAATGGTTTCTACCCAAACCACGGGAAACATGATCAAATTCACAATGGGCACGAACAGCAGGATCGTCCACCACCACGGACGGTTAATGATCTTCATTAAAATAATACTGTTATACACGGGTACCGCCGCTTCCCAGGCTTGTCTACCGGCTTTTATGTAAAGTTTCCAGGTTCCCAGAAAATGGATCACCTGTATGACGAGAATAAACAATAACCATCCTGTCCAGCTCATAATTTTATTTTTTTCTGAAGAAATACATCTTCACCGTTTTTAAAATTTTTTAGCAGCCTTCACCCCGATGCTGCGCTCCAACTCCCAACTTCCGTCTTCGGTCTTCCGACTCCTTCACTTCAACCCCAGCACATCCTTCATTGAGTAAACGCCTTTCTTGTTTACAAGCCATTCTGCAGCGAGTATGGCTCCCAATGCAAATCCGTCGCGCGTATGTGCCTCATGTTTTATGGAAATCGTATCGATTGTAGATACATAGTCCACGCGATGCGTTCCTTTTACATCTCCTTCTCGAATTGCTTTGATCACAATGGATCGATCATCCTGTTCGTTCAGTTTCCAGTTCTTTAGTTCTTCCGAATGTTTTAAAATTCCTTCAGCGATCGTAATGGCGGTTCCGCTGGGTG is from Constantimarinum furrinae and encodes:
- a CDS encoding nucleoside-diphosphate kinase — translated: MRTDRTFTMLKPDSVEKGHIGAILEKITAAGFKISAMKLTQMTTADAKEFYAIHKERPFFGELVEYMTRGPIVAAILEKENAVEDFRTLIGATNPADAAEGTIRKLYAASIGENAVHGSDSDENAAIEGAFHFAGREIF
- a CDS encoding DUF721 domain-containing protein, with the translated sequence MAKRQGEHSKLGDVLKDFIRSNRLEKGLDKVSVKDAWHSVLGDAISKYTTDVKLDRDTLYVQLSSSVLREELSYGREKIIRLLNAELEKDLIKKLILR
- a CDS encoding lipocalin-like domain-containing protein, with the translated sequence MYKIGVLIFSMLMISCGRQDPTEQLEHLSGYWEIHHVTMPDGTKKDFSINTTIDYIEIEGNMGVRTKLNPQFDGTFITTNTAEAFSIKIENDSLRLYYQTPFASWKETVIKAKDSLLEVLNHEGKRYTYHKFRKFK
- the recF gene encoding DNA replication/repair protein RecF (All proteins in this family for which functions are known are DNA-binding proteins that assist the filamentation of RecA onto DNA for the initiation of recombination or recombinational repair.) codes for the protein MILQSLSLLNYKNFETESFELDPKINCFVGNNGVGKTNVLDAVYHLSFGKSYFNPITSQNIKHGEEFFVVEGTYEKNDRAEKIVVSAKKNQKKIIKRNGKPYEKFSEHIGFLPLVIISPADRDLIIEGSDTRRKFMDGVISQGDSSYLRTLINYNKTLAQRNSLLKYFAANSTFNQDTLEIYNAQLNEYGSIIYQKRSEFLDIFMPIFKKRYVSISNGNEEVSLIYKSQLQDENLLTLLQNNLGKDKITQYTNFGIHKDDLLFEIDGHPIKKFGSQGQQKSYLIALKLAQFDFIKDQSGVLPILLLDDIFDKLDEERVEQIITLVDDENFGQLFISDTHADRTEAVVRKVHQTYKMFRL
- a CDS encoding tetratricopeptide repeat protein produces the protein MATYKKRGHKPKTKAEKQSAIEEKSTTAEVFNTLDEGASKTEAWVEKNQKIILGVVGAVAICVLGYLAYQQFVQNPKEAEAMNEMFQAQSYYEQALTSPAKDSLFTLAVNGGEGKYGFDEIIENYSGTAAANLARYYAGMSYLNLRNYQAAIDNLDDYDGDDEMSGPLAKGAIGDAFVQLGQTEEALKYYEEAASMRTNEVTTPRFLLKAGIAAINLNKPDVALKHFTKIEEEYPNSPEAAKAVIYVGRAEAMQ
- the ribH gene encoding 6,7-dimethyl-8-ribityllumazine synthase: MATATTNLSAYDKATIPNAKNFRFGIVVSEWNPKITQGMFQGAFDAILDCGGIKENIVRWNVPGSFELIYGCKKMAESFDMLDAIIAIGSVIQGETKHFDYVCEAVAQGIKDLNVNGDIPVIFCVLTDNTMQQAIDRSGGKHGNKGSEAAIAAIKMAQLRKEAKF
- the mutL gene encoding DNA mismatch repair endonuclease MutL, with protein sequence MADIIQLLPDHVANQIAAGEVVQRPASVVKELLENAIDAGATTITLVIKDAGKTLVQVTDNGCGMSPVDARLSFERHATSKIRSAEDLFNLHTKGFRGEALASIAAIAHVELKTRTENEDIGTKLSIEGSEVTEQVSEVVPIGTTISVKNLFYNIPARRNFLKSNPVETRHIIDEFHRVALAHPKVSFSMLHNGSDVFNLPQSNLRQRIVNIFGSKTNEKLVPVEEETEIVKVDGFVLKPQFARKSRGEQFFFVNDRFIKSPYLHHAVNSAFEGLIKDGMQPGYFLFLEVDPKSIDINIHPTKTEIKFDDEHSIYAMLRATVKHSLGQFSIAPVLDFNKESGFDTPYNYSKKNPVAPTIEVDREFNPFQKEPRQGNIQFPYKREKGGSWESLYVGLKSETTETLVDLHNIEFESEEVTGSLFSSEETQENQTTFQLQNKYIISPIKSGLMVIHQHLAHQRVLYEEILKNITVQEGVSQQLLFPLKLQFSKSDIELISGLKEQLEHTGFVFSEQEEDWLQVDGIPVSMTEGRVQEVLTKLISDIKEEVPDASFSLNDLLAKSLAKSLAIKTGTSLNLEEQIHLVHQLFACKEPSVSPENKPVLVTLDVTDLDKRFM
- a CDS encoding rhomboid family intramembrane serine protease: MGRITETVKVLIIINVLVYAGSLLSADVAYRLFSLYYFENPNFQIWQPITHMFMHDSSNFMHILFNMFALYMFGSPLEARWGRNKFLFFYFSAGLGAALIHSAVGYFHVHSGIDALMALGVSETEVWNLLNETLVPGSYREITQIGIEESQRFFNSYNVPAVGASGAIYGVLVAFGMMFPNAELMLIFLPIPIKAKYFIPGLIVLDLFSGLTGFSLFGQNIANWAHIGGALFGFIMAYYWKKNSFDNTRWY
- a CDS encoding rhomboid family protein is translated as MAANSLLYQFKTANTAIKLIVINAAIFLFVRLVAFFIGVKPIAITEWFVLPDDVSEIILQPWAFITYAFLHYDIFHLLFNMLLLYWFGAIILNLFSGKRFLTVYLLGAIFGGLLYVVSYNLFPVFENSRSYLLGASAAVMAIMVFIATYSPNTQLRIFFFTVKLWHIALFMLLFDLVRMPVSGNAGGLIAHLGGAIFGYVYAQQMAKGNDIGKWFEHGMDWFTNLFKPRKKSPFKKVHRTVHKTKTTSKSTVDKNEHQQKVDAILDKIGKSGYDSLTKGEKDFLFKAGKD
- a CDS encoding endonuclease/exonuclease/phosphatase family protein; the encoded protein is MKQLGAFSKIVFWTNVFFALLLLISFVLPYLPPSTFPTLAILSLGVSPLILINIIFAVFWVFKLKKQFLLSTIVLVIAFFHFNPFLEISSEGDTSQYNELLSVMSYNVRLFNAYEAKPDRNAEEVLSEILTTKKPDVLSIQEYYRESQLGFHDYPYQYIHYKDGNNKLGHAILSKYPIVNQGAFDFKDSYNNALYADIVKGSDTIRVYNLHLQSLGILPRLDYLQDGNKDRLRKRMANAFKKQEYQTKIILTHKESSPYPVIINGDFNNTPFSYIYRRLQDGMKDGFLERGSGLGTTFTFDSYPMRIDYILTESDFDIVRFETVDNSFSDHYPVYAILGWNKK
- a CDS encoding WbqC family protein; this encodes MDTILLHPAYFPCIAQMAAVVHAESVVFEVEDNYQKQTYRNRCCIAHTQGVLQLNIPIKHSKSGKRQKMKDVLVENDFPWQSQHWKSLQTAYRTSPFFEFYEDDLEHLFSQKVTHLLDHNIAIYQVICEMIGIDDSFAKTDRFEKNKSTGDLRSLIVAKKEPDYGLTPYTQVFGDDHGFLSNMSILDLLFNEGPNTLHYLEEQDIKKIISLQE
- the lepB gene encoding signal peptidase I, which produces MSWTGWLLFILVIQVIHFLGTWKLYIKAGRQAWEAAVPVYNSIILMKIINRPWWWTILLFVPIVNLIMFPVVWVETIRSFGKNSTLDTFLVILTCGLYIYYINYTQEVTYIKDRSLKPRTGTGEWVSSILFAVVAATIVHTYIMQPFTIPTSSLEKTLLVGDFLFVSKFHYGARTPMTPVSFPMVHDTIPVIKTKSYTSEPQIPYFRLPGFQKIKRNDIVVFNWPVDTVNAFQQYGDGKYYYKPIDKKSNYVKRCVGMPGDSLSVKNGYVYINGKQNELPDRAKLQFGYSFRTKQQLNPTFAYQQYNLKDLYVADNPASYRLFNTHMTDEEYAKFKNYPNLDTIVRASATEGQWNPGIFPNDRRYSWNNDFFGPIYIPEKGATVAINSESIPFYKRIIEVYEGSEMGIDNTITQSGTQVLLNGNPITEYTFKMDYYWMMGDNRNNSEDARTWGYVPFNHVVGKPVFVWMSWDSNAKGLANKIRWERLFTTVGGDGEPVSYFKYFLILLAGWFVFDYFRKKKKKKKA